A window of Choristoneura fumiferana chromosome 8, NRCan_CFum_1, whole genome shotgun sequence contains these coding sequences:
- the LOC141430706 gene encoding oxysterol-binding protein-related protein 11-like gives MMKGVGVGSGRALSGQLYKYTNVVKGWQQRWFAVDPETGVLSYYLFDGPGDTVQPGQPARGEAQLAAAVVCPSDEDSRTFTVNCASGDMLKLRAADARARQEWVNGLRAIAEIHTKAMGANPPLQPREQLAVHGALTTSTYNIKVNDLFLSCSDASLARCIESSDSPFPHTDPDLLLLKATSAASMQCLLQCLGILHRQQQYATLSLSNHSIH, from the exons ATGATGAAAGGCGTCGGAGTGGGATCAGGACGGGCCCTCTCCGGGCAGCTGTATAAGTACACGAACGTGGTAAAAGGCTGGCAGCAGCGCTGGTTTGCTGTGGACCCCGAGACGGGCGTTCTCTCGTACTACCTGTTTGATGGGCCCGGAGACACTGTCCAGCCTGGACAGCCTGCCCGCGGAGAG GCGCAGCTAGCGGCCGCAGTTGTATGCCCGAGCGACGAGGACTCGCGCACGTTCACGGTCAACTGTGCGTCCGGCGACATGCTCAAGCTGCGCGCCgccgacgcgcgcgcgcgccaggAGTGGGTCAACGGGCTGCGCGCCATCGCCGAGATACACACCAAG GCGATGGGCGCTAATCCACCGCTGCAGCCGCGCGAGCAGCTGGCCGTGCACGGCGC ATTGACGACAAGTACCTACAATATTAAAGTGAATGATTTGTTTTTGTCTTGCAGTGACGCGTCGCTCGCGCGGTGCATAGAGTCCTCTGACTCGCCTTTCCCCCACACGGACCCTGACTTACTCCTTTTGAAG GCGACGTCAGCGGCCAGCATGCAGTGCCTGCTGCAGTGTCTCGGCATCCTGCACCGGCAGCAGCAGTACGCCACGCTCAGCCTCTCCAACCACTCCATACACTGA